In Thermodesulfovibrionales bacterium, a single window of DNA contains:
- the bioB gene encoding biotin synthase BioB, whose product MITGLEEKVLSGFQLSQREAFSLASVRTTDAELHRLFFAAARVREHFRGKRIDLCSITNAKSGACSEDCSYCAQSAKSNAKIPVYPLVSEEAVIEKALEAKEAGVKRFCIVTSGKKAGEKELKAIAATVKKVRQTGLLPCATLGLLDRDELSLLMESGLERYHHNLETSERFFSEVCSTHSYSEKMKTIEAAKSVGLSLCSGGIFGLGESWQDRVEMAFALRDLDVDSIPINFLIAVKGTPMEQREPLHPLEALKVISLYRLILPEKEVRVCGGRRQTLGEFSPMVFMAGADSVLTGNYLTTTGITYEDDIRLIKTCGLEVG is encoded by the coding sequence ATGATAACGGGCCTCGAAGAAAAGGTTTTGTCCGGCTTTCAACTTTCTCAGAGGGAAGCCTTTTCCCTAGCCTCAGTCAGGACCACTGACGCAGAACTCCACCGGCTCTTCTTCGCTGCAGCCAGGGTCCGCGAACACTTCAGAGGAAAGAGGATAGACCTCTGTTCCATCACGAATGCCAAATCCGGCGCATGTTCTGAAGACTGTTCCTATTGCGCACAATCGGCAAAGAGCAATGCTAAGATCCCCGTCTATCCCCTTGTCTCTGAAGAGGCCGTGATCGAGAAGGCCCTTGAGGCGAAGGAGGCCGGAGTCAAACGATTCTGTATTGTTACGAGCGGAAAGAAGGCAGGGGAGAAGGAACTGAAGGCGATAGCGGCAACTGTCAAGAAGGTGAGGCAGACAGGCCTGCTCCCCTGCGCCACCCTTGGACTCTTGGACAGGGATGAACTGTCTCTTCTCATGGAGAGCGGTCTCGAGAGATACCACCACAATCTCGAAACATCAGAGCGATTTTTTTCAGAAGTTTGTTCCACCCATTCCTATTCCGAAAAGATGAAAACCATCGAGGCCGCGAAGTCAGTCGGCCTCTCCCTCTGCTCGGGAGGTATCTTCGGCCTTGGTGAGTCGTGGCAGGATAGGGTGGAGATGGCTTTCGCCCTGAGAGATCTCGACGTCGACTCCATTCCGATAAATTTCCTGATCGCCGTAAAGGGGACGCCGATGGAACAGAGAGAGCCTCTCCATCCCCTTGAGGCCCTCAAGGTCATAAGTCTCTACCGCCTGATCCTGCCGGAGAAGGAGGTGAGGGTCTGCGGGGGCAGGAGACAGACCCTCGGTGAGTTCAGTCCGATGGTCTTCATGGCAGGCGCCGATTCAGTGCTTACGGGAAACTATCTCACGACAACGGGCATTACCTATGAGGATGATATCCGGCTCATCAAGACCTGTGGACTTGAGGTCGGAT